In one window of Haloterrigena salifodinae DNA:
- a CDS encoding A24 family peptidase produces the protein MTLTDVATAPDLLRLVAVPVFAWVAVRDIKTRRVSSAVWIPLSLLGAVLLVWDGWLAWTAGGTAWTYEFLLPTTVSLGFVVPIAYLFWWIGGIGGADAKALLVLALFFPVYPEYAIGSWTFPLTSMPVEAFAFTVLVNTVFIGLAAPIFLAVRNAASGRFTGVMFIGWPVSWDAIPETHGRLLETPDGPSRGGLDLDALRMYLRWRGLTLADVREDPDRYRDPATLPAEPNPPTDGAVTAAVRGDGGTALEGEDEGEGEGDLETDSTNGGLEVSTDDPWGADAFLEDIEGSAYGTRPAELREGLEVLATTETVWISPGTPFLVPTFLGLLVALGYGNLFIGPLF, from the coding sequence ATGACTCTCACTGACGTTGCGACGGCCCCGGATCTCCTGCGGCTCGTCGCCGTTCCGGTCTTCGCCTGGGTCGCCGTCCGCGACATCAAGACCAGACGCGTCTCGAGCGCCGTCTGGATCCCCCTCTCCCTGCTCGGCGCCGTCCTGCTCGTCTGGGACGGTTGGCTCGCTTGGACGGCCGGCGGGACCGCCTGGACTTACGAGTTCCTCCTGCCGACGACGGTGAGCCTGGGCTTCGTCGTCCCCATCGCCTACCTGTTCTGGTGGATCGGCGGGATCGGCGGCGCGGACGCGAAGGCCTTGCTCGTGTTGGCCCTGTTCTTCCCGGTGTACCCGGAGTATGCGATCGGCTCGTGGACGTTCCCGCTGACGTCCATGCCCGTCGAGGCGTTCGCCTTTACCGTCCTGGTCAACACCGTCTTTATCGGCCTCGCAGCCCCGATCTTCCTCGCCGTCCGCAACGCCGCTTCCGGTCGGTTTACCGGCGTCATGTTCATCGGCTGGCCCGTCTCGTGGGACGCGATCCCCGAAACCCACGGCCGCCTCCTCGAGACGCCTGACGGCCCCTCTCGAGGCGGACTCGACCTCGACGCCCTCCGGATGTACCTCCGCTGGCGCGGCCTGACGCTGGCCGACGTCCGCGAGGACCCCGACCGCTACCGCGATCCGGCGACCCTGCCCGCCGAGCCCAACCCCCCGACCGACGGCGCCGTCACCGCAGCGGTTCGCGGCGACGGCGGAACGGCGCTCGAAGGTGAGGATGAGGGCGAAGGCGAGGGCGACCTCGAGACCGATTCCACCAACGGCGGGCTCGAGGTATCGACCGACGATCCGTGGGGCGCCGACGCCTTCCTCGAGGACATCGAGGGCTCGGCCTACGGGACTCGCCCCGCCGAACTCCGGGAGGGGCTCGAGGTGCTCGCGACCACGGAGACGGTCTGGATCTCGCCGGGCACGCCGTTTCTCGTCCCGACGTTCCTCGGCCTGCTGGTCGCGCTGGGCTACGGCAACCTGTTCATCGGACCGCTGTTTTGA
- a CDS encoding HIT family protein has product MSTIFSQIVEGEIPARVVYEDETTIAFLDANPLAPGHTLVIPKDEYERLNDVPDDVAEDLYATVHRLVPAVEESVDADASTVAFNNGEEAGQEVPHVHCHIVPRFEGDGAGPIHAMFGGQEDIDDDRLDEIADEIESRT; this is encoded by the coding sequence ATGAGTACGATCTTCAGCCAGATCGTCGAGGGGGAGATCCCCGCTCGAGTCGTGTACGAAGACGAGACGACGATCGCCTTCCTCGACGCCAATCCGCTGGCGCCGGGGCACACGCTGGTCATTCCGAAGGACGAGTACGAGCGTTTGAACGACGTCCCTGACGACGTCGCTGAGGACCTCTACGCGACGGTCCACCGGCTGGTGCCTGCCGTCGAGGAGAGCGTCGACGCCGACGCCTCGACGGTCGCGTTCAACAACGGCGAGGAAGCGGGTCAAGAAGTGCCCCACGTCCACTGTCACATCGTCCCGCGGTTCGAGGGCGACGGCGCCGGGCCGATTCACGCCATGTTCGGCGGCCAGGAAGACATCGACGACGACCGACTCGACGAGATCGCCGACGAAATCGAGTCTCGAACCTGA
- a CDS encoding NTP transferase domain-containing protein — translation MHGVILAAGRGRRMRPYTDDVPKAFLEFDGRTLYDRQRDLLEPYADGTSVVLGYRHETVLERYDPVDPIVLEGWDRYENAASLLLALERIDDDLLVINGDVLVDEREVGRLAGAFDALDGRLNLVGCIPGLQSAETAIRWDETGRVSAYGLIEGHQHAGFGVVSRDHRTAAIQILRERLDDWYPCVYPRTPTRPLLLPAERHVELNRPTDLDQLRAWLASDRIRCA, via the coding sequence ATGCATGGCGTAATCCTCGCCGCGGGACGGGGCCGGCGGATGCGACCCTACACCGACGACGTTCCGAAGGCCTTCCTCGAGTTCGACGGCCGGACGCTGTACGATCGACAGCGCGACCTGCTCGAGCCGTACGCGGACGGAACGAGCGTCGTACTGGGATACCGTCACGAGACCGTCCTCGAGCGGTACGATCCCGTCGATCCGATCGTCCTCGAGGGGTGGGACCGGTACGAGAACGCCGCGTCGCTGCTCCTCGCGCTCGAGCGGATCGACGACGATCTGCTGGTGATAAACGGCGACGTCCTCGTCGACGAGCGGGAGGTCGGTCGGTTGGCGGGAGCGTTCGACGCCCTCGACGGTCGGCTCAACCTCGTCGGATGCATTCCAGGGCTCCAGAGCGCGGAAACAGCGATTCGGTGGGACGAGACGGGACGCGTCTCGGCCTACGGACTCATCGAGGGCCACCAACACGCCGGCTTCGGCGTCGTGAGCCGCGACCACCGGACGGCTGCGATACAAATCTTGCGCGAACGGCTTGACGACTGGTACCCCTGCGTCTACCCGCGGACGCCGACGCGGCCGCTGTTGCTCCCGGCCGAGCGACACGTGGAGCTCAATCGACCGACCGACCTCGACCAGCTGCGAGCGTGGCTCGCCTCCGACCGGATTCGGTGTGCGTGA
- a CDS encoding glycerophosphodiester phosphodiesterase, producing MEIIGHRGCADQFPENTLLALREAARRLPAVEVDVRRCGSGELVVFHDETLERVTDADGRVAETPWTELRDLTVLESGESIPRLETVLRAVPDDVTLQLELKERGIASETLQLAMTVGADVRVTSFLPEALAEIETNYLDVPNGLLFGDDPEENLSRAVELDCTHVFPHYDLCVETDVVSAARDRGFDVIAWKAARTTDDVRALHEAGVDGVTADRWDVTPASLRASAKSQRS from the coding sequence ATGGAGATAATCGGCCATCGCGGCTGTGCGGATCAGTTTCCGGAGAACACCCTCCTCGCGCTCCGCGAAGCCGCTCGTCGGCTGCCAGCGGTCGAAGTCGACGTTCGGCGGTGCGGGTCGGGCGAACTGGTGGTATTTCACGACGAGACCCTCGAGCGCGTCACCGACGCGGACGGCCGCGTCGCGGAGACGCCGTGGACCGAACTCCGCGACCTGACCGTCCTCGAGTCGGGCGAATCGATTCCGCGCCTCGAGACGGTCCTGCGGGCCGTCCCGGACGACGTCACCCTCCAACTCGAATTGAAAGAACGGGGGATCGCCTCTGAGACGTTGCAGTTGGCGATGACGGTCGGCGCCGACGTCCGCGTCACGTCGTTTCTCCCCGAGGCGCTGGCCGAGATCGAGACGAACTATCTGGACGTCCCGAACGGGCTGCTCTTCGGCGACGACCCCGAGGAGAACCTCTCGCGCGCGGTCGAACTCGACTGTACGCACGTCTTCCCACACTACGACCTCTGCGTCGAAACCGACGTCGTGTCCGCCGCCCGCGATCGCGGGTTCGACGTCATCGCGTGGAAGGCCGCGCGGACGACCGACGACGTCCGCGCGCTACACGAGGCCGGCGTCGACGGCGTCACCGCGGATCGATGGGACGTCACGCCCGCTTCGCTCCGGGCGAGCGCCAAATCGCAGCGATCGTAG
- a CDS encoding uracil-DNA glycosylase, translated as MTDVSPSDTDPAYPTERNVVEPGCERCPALAEHRECISWGTGPLDASVLVIGEAPGPGNPDAERWRGGNWTGKAYTSRHSGRRIRRMLERVGYGDDAYYTNAVKCFPADPEDPTSNREPTPAERTNCRGHLLTEIETVDPDVVLATGKHATTSVLAAEDRDLEGFIDTVLEPVDCERLETTLLPILHPSYQDVWIGRLGYEPEEYLAAIGETLEKLCGPIDE; from the coding sequence CTGACGGACGTGTCCCCCTCCGACACCGATCCGGCCTATCCGACCGAGCGAAACGTCGTCGAACCCGGCTGCGAGCGCTGTCCGGCGCTCGCCGAGCACCGCGAGTGCATCTCGTGGGGGACGGGGCCGCTCGACGCCAGCGTGCTGGTGATCGGGGAGGCCCCCGGTCCCGGGAACCCCGACGCCGAGCGCTGGCGGGGCGGCAACTGGACCGGCAAGGCGTACACCTCCCGCCATTCCGGTCGGCGCATCCGCCGGATGCTCGAGCGGGTCGGCTACGGCGACGACGCCTACTACACGAACGCGGTGAAGTGCTTCCCAGCCGATCCCGAGGACCCCACGAGTAACCGAGAACCGACGCCCGCGGAGCGGACGAACTGTCGCGGTCACCTGCTGACCGAGATCGAGACCGTCGACCCCGACGTCGTCCTCGCGACCGGGAAACACGCGACGACCAGCGTCCTCGCGGCCGAAGACCGCGATCTCGAGGGCTTCATCGACACGGTCCTCGAGCCCGTGGACTGTGAGCGCCTCGAGACGACGCTCCTGCCAATCCTTCACCCCTCGTATCAGGACGTCTGGATCGGGCGGCTGGGGTACGAACCGGAGGAGTACCTCGCGGCAATCGGCGAGACGCTCGAGAAGCTGTGTGGTCCGATCGACGAGTAG
- the ileS gene encoding isoleucine--tRNA ligase, with translation MSRFGEVDDQYDPHELEGRIFDYWDDVDAYEQTVEHRSDGESFFFVDGPPYTSGSAHMGTTWNKSLKDVYLRFLRMQGYDVTDRPGYDMHGLPIETRVEERLGFENKKDIEEFGEENFIQECKDYADEQLEGLQEDFQDFGVWMDWDDPYRTVEPEYMEAAWWGFSKAADRGLVEKGHRSISQCPRCETAIANNEVEYEDVEDPSVYVKFDLEDREGKLVIWTTTPWTIPANTFVAVDEEGDYVGVRAEKDGEEELLYVADAKHEEVLREGRYDDYEVVEELSGEELIGWSYEHPLAEEVPDHVDVDGALEVYAADYVDTDGDGTGLVHSAPGHGEVDFERGRELGFPIFCPVGGDGVYTEEAGTYEGQFVKDADPEITDDLEANGALLASGTVTHSYGHCWRCDTGILQIVTDQWFITITDVKDELLDNIEDSEWHPEWARDNRFRDFVEEAPDWNVSRQRYWGIPLPVWTPEDRDDDEDMIVVSDREELAERVDQDVDPEDIDLHKDTVDDLTITEDGTTYTRVPDVFDVWLDSSVASWGTLNYPEDDSKFDELWPADFILEAHDQTRGWFWSQLGMSTAALGESPYQEVLMHGHALMPDGRAMSKSKDILIDPHEAIDRHGRDVMRMFLLSNNPQGEDMRFDWDGMQTMENHLRTLWNVFRFPLPYMRLDEFDPQETTLDDVDSNLELIDEWVLARLQSTKAEMTEAFEDRRQDRALDALIEFVVEDVSRFYVQAVRERMWAEEDSGSKRAAYATIYRVLRESVALLAPYAPFISEEIYGTLTGDDGFDTVHMEDWPAVDEYWQDEQLEDDVAILRAIEEAGANARQQAGRKLRWPVPRVVVAAGDERVVEAVERHTPLLEDRLNAREIELVSAENRWEELQYSAEADMSELGPAFGDRAGQVMNALNEARIDEPSLEAIEDAVADVLEEGEEITDEMVSFVTQTPDGIAGTAFGLNGDDRGVAYVDASLTDDIESEGYAREVIRRVQEMRKELDLDVEERIALDLEISDDRVADLVAEREDLIREEVRADEIGEIDDGHHKEWEVEDVTMEIGVEPLAAAEASD, from the coding sequence ATGAGCAGATTCGGCGAGGTCGACGACCAGTACGATCCGCACGAACTTGAGGGGCGGATCTTCGACTACTGGGACGACGTCGACGCCTACGAGCAGACGGTCGAGCACCGGTCGGACGGCGAGTCGTTCTTCTTCGTCGACGGGCCGCCGTACACGTCTGGGTCGGCACACATGGGAACGACCTGGAACAAGTCGCTGAAGGACGTCTACCTGCGCTTCCTGCGGATGCAGGGATACGATGTCACCGACCGGCCGGGCTACGACATGCACGGCCTGCCCATCGAGACCCGCGTCGAGGAGCGACTCGGCTTCGAGAACAAGAAGGACATCGAGGAGTTCGGCGAGGAGAACTTCATTCAGGAGTGTAAGGACTACGCCGACGAGCAACTCGAGGGCCTCCAGGAGGACTTCCAGGACTTCGGCGTCTGGATGGACTGGGACGACCCCTACCGGACGGTCGAACCGGAGTACATGGAGGCCGCCTGGTGGGGCTTTTCGAAGGCCGCCGATCGCGGATTAGTCGAGAAGGGCCACCGCTCGATCTCCCAGTGTCCGCGCTGCGAGACCGCGATCGCGAACAACGAGGTCGAGTACGAGGACGTCGAAGACCCCTCCGTCTACGTCAAGTTCGACCTCGAGGACCGCGAGGGCAAGCTCGTCATCTGGACGACCACACCGTGGACGATCCCGGCGAACACGTTCGTCGCCGTCGACGAGGAGGGCGACTACGTCGGCGTCCGGGCCGAGAAAGACGGTGAGGAAGAACTGCTGTACGTCGCCGACGCGAAACACGAGGAAGTCCTCCGGGAGGGCCGCTACGACGACTACGAGGTCGTCGAGGAACTCTCCGGCGAGGAGCTGATCGGCTGGTCGTACGAGCACCCGCTGGCCGAGGAGGTGCCCGACCACGTCGACGTCGACGGCGCGCTCGAGGTCTACGCCGCCGACTACGTCGACACGGACGGCGACGGCACCGGGCTGGTCCACTCTGCGCCCGGCCACGGTGAAGTGGACTTCGAGCGGGGCCGCGAACTCGGCTTCCCGATCTTCTGTCCCGTCGGCGGCGACGGCGTCTACACCGAGGAGGCCGGCACGTACGAAGGCCAGTTCGTCAAGGACGCCGACCCGGAGATTACGGATGACCTCGAGGCCAACGGCGCGCTGCTCGCCTCGGGCACCGTAACCCACAGCTACGGCCACTGTTGGCGCTGTGACACGGGGATCCTCCAGATCGTCACCGACCAGTGGTTCATCACGATCACCGACGTCAAGGACGAACTGCTGGACAACATCGAAGACAGCGAGTGGCACCCCGAGTGGGCCCGCGACAACCGCTTCCGGGACTTCGTCGAGGAGGCCCCCGACTGGAACGTCTCCCGGCAGCGCTACTGGGGCATCCCGCTGCCCGTCTGGACCCCTGAAGACCGGGACGACGACGAGGACATGATCGTCGTCAGCGACCGCGAGGAACTCGCCGAGCGCGTCGATCAGGACGTCGATCCCGAAGACATCGACCTCCACAAGGACACGGTCGACGACCTGACGATCACCGAGGACGGCACCACCTACACACGCGTCCCCGACGTCTTCGACGTCTGGCTCGACTCCTCGGTCGCCTCCTGGGGCACCCTGAACTACCCCGAGGACGACAGCAAATTCGACGAACTCTGGCCCGCTGATTTCATCCTCGAGGCCCACGACCAGACGCGGGGCTGGTTCTGGTCCCAGCTGGGGATGAGCACCGCTGCGCTCGGCGAGAGCCCGTATCAGGAGGTGCTGATGCACGGCCACGCGCTGATGCCCGACGGCCGCGCGATGTCCAAGTCCAAGGACATCCTGATCGACCCCCACGAGGCCATCGACCGCCACGGCCGCGACGTCATGCGCATGTTCCTGCTGTCGAACAACCCGCAGGGCGAGGACATGCGCTTCGACTGGGACGGGATGCAGACGATGGAGAACCACCTCCGGACGCTGTGGAACGTCTTCCGGTTCCCGCTGCCGTACATGCGCCTAGACGAGTTCGATCCCCAGGAGACGACCTTAGACGACGTCGATTCCAACCTCGAGCTCATCGACGAGTGGGTGCTCGCCCGCCTCCAGTCGACGAAGGCGGAGATGACCGAGGCCTTCGAGGACCGCCGGCAGGATCGCGCGCTCGACGCCCTGATCGAGTTCGTCGTCGAGGACGTCTCGCGCTTTTACGTCCAGGCCGTCCGCGAGCGCATGTGGGCCGAGGAGGACAGCGGCTCGAAGCGGGCCGCCTACGCGACGATCTATCGGGTCCTCCGGGAGAGCGTCGCCCTGCTCGCGCCGTACGCACCGTTCATTAGCGAGGAGATCTACGGGACGCTGACCGGCGACGACGGGTTCGACACCGTCCACATGGAGGACTGGCCCGCCGTCGACGAGTACTGGCAGGACGAACAGCTCGAGGACGACGTCGCCATCCTCCGGGCGATCGAGGAGGCCGGCGCGAACGCCCGCCAGCAGGCCGGCCGCAAGCTGCGCTGGCCCGTCCCGCGGGTCGTCGTGGCCGCCGGCGACGAGCGCGTCGTCGAGGCCGTCGAACGCCACACGCCGCTGCTCGAGGACCGGCTCAACGCCCGCGAGATCGAACTCGTCTCGGCCGAGAACCGCTGGGAAGAGCTTCAGTACAGCGCCGAAGCGGACATGAGCGAACTCGGCCCGGCCTTCGGCGACCGCGCCGGCCAGGTCATGAACGCGCTCAACGAAGCCCGCATCGACGAGCCGAGCCTCGAGGCGATCGAGGACGCCGTCGCGGACGTCCTCGAGGAGGGCGAAGAGATCACCGACGAGATGGTCTCCTTCGTTACCCAGACGCCCGACGGCATCGCCGGCACCGCGTTCGGCCTGAACGGCGACGACCGCGGCGTCGCCTACGTCGACGCCTCGCTGACCGACGACATCGAGAGCGAGGGCTACGCCCGCGAGGTCATCCGCCGGGTCCAGGAGATGCGCAAGGAACTTGACCTCGACGTCGAGGAGCGCATCGCGCTGGATCTCGAGATCAGCGACGACCGCGTCGCCGACCTCGTCGCCGAGCGCGAAGACCTGATCCGCGAGGAGGTCCGCGCCGACGAGATCGGCGAGATCGACGACGGCCACCACAAGGAGTGGGAGGTCGAGGACGTGACGATGGAAATCGGGGTCGAGCCGCTGGCAGCGGCCGAAGCGTCGGATTAG
- a CDS encoding ribose-phosphate diphosphokinase, with protein sequence MTTIVSGSASQTLAASLADELEVSLAAVEYDRFPDGELLAAAPDFDDDRAIIVGSTVSSDAHLEVLQLQDAVREAGAEEIVTVLPYMGYARQDEAFEAGHPVSARAVARSISTGTDRVLTVNPHETAVCEFFEPTATAVDAAGRLADPLPADLADPVFLSPDAGAIDLADTVRDAYGDGETDYFEKTRHSATEIEISPSDVDVAGRDVVVTDDIIATGSTMSEAVGVLRDRDVGRVFVTCVHPLLARNAVTKLRRAGVETIYGTDTIEREVSAVSVAPAIADEL encoded by the coding sequence ATGACTACGATCGTCAGCGGGTCGGCCTCCCAGACGCTGGCCGCCTCCCTCGCGGACGAACTCGAGGTATCGCTCGCCGCCGTCGAGTACGATCGATTCCCGGACGGCGAACTGCTCGCGGCCGCTCCCGACTTCGACGACGACAGGGCTATTATCGTCGGCTCGACGGTCTCGAGCGACGCCCACCTCGAGGTGCTCCAGCTGCAGGATGCCGTCCGAGAGGCCGGCGCCGAGGAAATCGTCACCGTCCTGCCGTACATGGGCTACGCCCGCCAGGACGAGGCCTTCGAGGCGGGCCATCCCGTCTCCGCCCGCGCGGTCGCCCGTTCGATTTCGACTGGAACGGACCGCGTGCTGACCGTTAACCCCCACGAGACGGCGGTCTGCGAGTTCTTCGAACCGACGGCGACCGCCGTCGACGCGGCGGGCCGGCTGGCCGATCCGCTGCCCGCCGACCTCGCGGACCCCGTCTTCCTCTCGCCCGACGCAGGCGCGATTGACCTCGCCGACACGGTTCGGGACGCCTACGGCGACGGCGAGACGGACTACTTCGAGAAGACCCGCCACTCCGCAACGGAGATCGAGATCTCCCCCAGCGACGTCGACGTGGCCGGCCGCGACGTCGTCGTGACTGACGACATCATCGCGACGGGATCGACCATGAGCGAGGCCGTCGGCGTCCTTCGGGACCGCGACGTCGGGCGCGTCTTCGTCACCTGCGTCCACCCGCTGCTGGCGCGCAACGCGGTGACGAAACTCCGCCGTGCGGGCGTCGAAACGATCTACGGCACCGATACGATCGAGCGAGAAGTGAGCGCCGTCTCGGTCGCACCGGCGATCGCCGACGAACTGTAA
- a CDS encoding HVO_0234 family beta-propeller protein: MHSIEEKRVYGDRDGALEAYVASSIGVVRVRVADDTVGEFGLCDRCTARDIAATDGVVAVATDEDVRLLDFERDDDPDDATVVDSGFGPAVAVGADGSGLVAAGPDGDVARLESPSIGLGDAGSTREWTPLESNGVATVRAIDGDLVGTDSGVYRVHEGRLDHAGLSDVRDVSAAGVPLAATADGLYKLGNGWMEALEGGFETVAADPHSERGQLTRAHVVGGDAVYAYDAADESWAEYDRSSAPIVGIGYGRTVYAVTDQGTFLSATPDDGAGRWRSQTIGVSGVTGLAVPGDE, translated from the coding sequence ATGCATTCCATCGAGGAAAAGCGCGTCTACGGCGACCGCGACGGGGCCCTCGAGGCCTACGTCGCCAGTTCGATCGGCGTCGTTCGCGTCCGCGTCGCCGACGACACTGTCGGAGAGTTCGGCCTCTGTGACCGCTGTACGGCCCGCGACATCGCGGCGACGGACGGCGTCGTCGCAGTCGCGACCGACGAGGACGTTCGCCTGCTCGACTTCGAGCGCGACGACGACCCCGACGACGCGACGGTCGTCGACAGCGGCTTCGGGCCCGCCGTCGCGGTCGGCGCCGACGGCTCCGGGCTGGTCGCCGCCGGTCCCGACGGCGACGTCGCGCGCCTCGAGTCGCCCTCGATCGGCCTCGGCGACGCCGGGAGCACCCGCGAGTGGACGCCCCTCGAGAGCAACGGCGTCGCGACGGTGCGGGCGATCGACGGCGATCTCGTCGGCACCGACAGCGGCGTCTATCGCGTCCACGAGGGTCGCCTCGATCACGCCGGCCTCTCGGACGTGCGAGACGTCTCCGCGGCCGGCGTTCCGCTGGCCGCGACCGCCGACGGCCTCTACAAACTCGGCAACGGCTGGATGGAGGCCCTCGAGGGTGGGTTCGAGACCGTCGCTGCCGACCCGCACAGCGAGCGCGGGCAGTTGACTCGCGCTCACGTGGTCGGCGGCGACGCCGTCTACGCCTACGACGCTGCCGACGAGTCGTGGGCCGAGTACGATCGCTCGAGTGCGCCGATCGTCGGCATCGGCTATGGACGCACGGTCTACGCCGTTACCGATCAGGGAACCTTCCTCTCGGCGACGCCCGACGACGGGGCCGGTCGCTGGCGGTCGCAAACGATCGGCGTCAGCGGCGTGACAGGGCTCGCCGTTCCCGGCGACGAGTAG
- the glmM gene encoding phosphoglucosamine mutase: MQVFGSSGTRGVANEELTPAFVLRVAKAAGTAWGVDRVGIARDTRYTGRMLADAAASGLASTGTDVDRLGILPTPGAQAYAEREGIPVMVITASHNPPQYNGVKLVGSDGIELAITDLEEIENVLLTEGFDVASWDETGRVREVDGVRASYIDELLGAADYETIADAELTVALDPGHGAGAITSPEFLRELGCRVVTVNGQPDGHFPGRDPEPVPGNLGDLGELVRATDADVGIAHDGDADRAIFFDETGEYVEGDATLAALAAAELEPGDTTVSAVNVSQRLVDVVTEVGADLELTPIGSTNIITRIEELEANGERVPIAGEGNGGIFFPDFRLSRDGAFTAARFLELVAERPVSEIVAPYGGYANVRHNVAYESTAERDAMLDAAANHAQSADAELNTRDGYRLDYGDAWVLARPSGTEPLVRVYAEARNRERADELADEMFETLTEAKAEV, from the coding sequence ATGCAAGTGTTCGGATCGAGCGGAACGCGCGGCGTCGCCAACGAAGAGCTGACGCCGGCGTTCGTCCTGCGCGTCGCGAAAGCGGCCGGGACGGCGTGGGGGGTCGACCGGGTTGGTATCGCGCGCGACACGCGATACACCGGGCGGATGCTGGCCGACGCGGCCGCGAGCGGACTCGCGAGCACGGGGACGGACGTCGATCGGCTGGGGATCCTGCCCACGCCGGGTGCGCAGGCCTACGCCGAGCGAGAGGGGATTCCCGTCATGGTGATCACGGCCTCGCACAACCCGCCTCAGTACAACGGTGTCAAACTCGTCGGTAGCGACGGAATTGAGCTCGCGATCACGGACTTGGAGGAGATCGAGAACGTGTTGCTCACAGAGGGGTTCGACGTCGCCTCCTGGGACGAGACCGGCCGCGTCCGGGAAGTCGACGGCGTACGGGCGTCGTACATCGACGAACTGCTCGGGGCGGCCGACTACGAGACCATCGCCGACGCCGAGCTGACGGTCGCGCTCGATCCCGGCCACGGCGCCGGCGCGATCACCAGCCCCGAGTTCCTCCGCGAGCTCGGCTGTCGCGTTGTCACCGTCAACGGCCAGCCCGACGGCCACTTCCCCGGCCGGGATCCCGAACCCGTCCCGGGCAACCTCGGCGACCTCGGGGAGCTGGTCCGGGCCACCGACGCCGACGTCGGCATCGCCCACGACGGCGACGCCGATCGGGCCATCTTCTTCGACGAGACCGGCGAGTACGTCGAGGGCGACGCCACCCTCGCCGCGCTCGCCGCCGCCGAACTCGAGCCCGGCGACACGACCGTCTCGGCGGTCAACGTCTCCCAGCGGCTCGTCGACGTCGTCACCGAGGTCGGCGCTGACCTCGAGTTAACGCCGATCGGGTCGACGAACATCATCACCCGAATCGAGGAACTCGAGGCGAACGGCGAGCGCGTCCCGATCGCGGGCGAGGGCAACGGGGGGATCTTCTTCCCCGACTTCCGGCTCTCGCGGGACGGCGCCTTCACCGCGGCTCGCTTCCTCGAGCTCGTCGCCGAGCGACCGGTCAGCGAGATCGTCGCACCCTACGGCGGCTACGCCAACGTCCGCCACAACGTCGCCTACGAGTCGACGGCCGAGCGCGACGCAATGCTAGACGCCGCGGCCAACCACGCCCAGTCGGCCGACGCCGAACTCAACACTCGGGATGGCTACCGACTGGATTACGGCGACGCGTGGGTGCTCGCCCGCCCCTCCGGCACCGAACCGCTCGTCCGGGTCTACGCCGAGGCCCGCAACAGAGAGCGCGCCGACGAACTGGCCGACGAGATGTTCGAGACGCTGACCGAGGCGAAGGCCGAGGTCTGA
- a CDS encoding calcium-binding protein gives MAKGVLAAGALTLGATPFGTATGSAQREQTAVFSNNYYPEAGFDIVSPLQTSATVEILQADGEPVPEISQPDEWTGYIIRYDIGDVREAGITTFLFTRGQRLSAGNRGTIGEDASVLSSQLNLLSTSVTEETETGPQPLEEDEIDAFEEAIRDDDDDPENGGE, from the coding sequence ATGGCGAAAGGGGTCCTCGCGGCAGGGGCGCTGACGCTCGGAGCGACGCCGTTCGGGACAGCCACGGGGAGCGCACAGCGAGAGCAAACAGCGGTCTTCTCGAATAATTACTATCCCGAAGCGGGCTTCGACATCGTTTCGCCTCTCCAGACGAGTGCGACGGTCGAGATACTACAAGCGGACGGGGAGCCCGTTCCCGAGATCTCCCAACCTGACGAGTGGACCGGATACATCATTCGCTACGACATCGGCGACGTTCGGGAGGCGGGCATCACGACGTTTCTATTCACGCGCGGGCAACGACTGAGCGCCGGTAACAGGGGTACGATCGGTGAAGACGCGTCAGTACTGAGTTCCCAGTTGAACCTGCTCAGTACCTCGGTTACCGAAGAGACGGAGACCGGACCGCAACCGCTCGAGGAGGACGAGATCGACGCCTTCGAGGAAGCGATCAGGGACGATGACGACGACCCCGAGAACGGAGGAGAGTAA